Genomic window (Thermanaerothrix sp.):
CGTGGGGCAACGTTTGTATGCCTGGGTTCGTAAGGGGAAACAGACCCTTAATGGTTACGAAGCTGCGGCCTATCTACTCCAGGAGCAGCTTTCCAGTATTCCCTTGCTGAAAAGGGCGAACATCCTGGTAAAGGTGAATACGGTACTCGTGCCGGGTATAAACGAACATGAGGTGGGTATCCTGGCCCAGCACCTTGCTTCTCTCGGGGTGGATATCATGAATATTCTTCCCCTGTATCCTGTTAAGGGAACCCCTTTTGCCCGTTTGCCCCCCCCTTCTTCAGAGATGGTGCAAAAGGCTCGAGAGCGAGCGGGGGCCTATCTTCCCCAGATGTATCATTGTACCCGCTGCCGCGCCGATGCGGCGGGTTTCCTTGACCAGGACCTTAGTTTTTCCCAGGAAAAGAATAAGAAACAAGAAGATAAAGCTTCTGGTAAGTCCCTTTCCCCGGTAGCCTGCCAGAAAAACCGTTCAGCCGTTCCACAGGAGAAAAATATCGCCGGTGCTCCACGGACAGGGGACGCTCGTTACCGCATAGCCGTTGCCACCTATGAGGGACTCCTGGTGAATCAACACCTGGGGGAAGCAAACAGGGTACAGGTGTACCG
Coding sequences:
- a CDS encoding radical SAM protein, which codes for MHWERHPCFDESSRHRYGRVHLPVAPRCNIQCNYCNRDFDCAHESRPGVCSKIMEPAEAPEYVEALLARFPELAVVGIAGPGDPFANPEETLKTLSLIHGAFPDLLLCVATNGLNLAPYVGELVNLGVSHVTITINTINPSVGQRLYAWVRKGKQTLNGYEAAAYLLQEQLSSIPLLKRANILVKVNTVLVPGINEHEVGILAQHLASLGVDIMNILPLYPVKGTPFARLPPPSSEMVQKARERAGAYLPQMYHCTRCRADAAGFLDQDLSFSQEKNKKQEDKASGKSLSPVACQKNRSAVPQEKNIAGAPRTGDARYRIAVATYEGLLVNQHLGEANRVQVYR